The Sulfitobacter sp. W027 nucleotide sequence GTTCGAAGACGCAATTGGGCTGACACAAGATCAATTGCGATATGATCCCCCCGTCGCAGCGCCTCGGCAGAGCCCAGCATGATAAGCGTAACAAGCAGATAGCCAATCATCTCATCACTCCATTGCAGGGGACTGTCGAAAAGATAGCGTCGGATTACGGCGACAACGATCTGGACAAAAATCACCAGGATCAACGCCGTGCTCAGTGCGCCGCAAAAACGGACAAGCCAGGTGACAATGCGGTCGGGGAAGAGAGGAGCGTTTGCCGCCCCCCTCTCTTTGTGGTCAATCATGCGAATGCCCGCTCACATCTTGCCGATGAGTTCGAGAAGCTTCTGGCTGTCTGCATTGCCTTCCCCGAAAGACTTGTCAAAAGCAGGCCGCATGACTGCTTCAAGTGCCGCGATCTCTTCGGGTGTGGCGATATGAACCTTCACACCTTTTTCCTCAAGCTGAGCGGGACCGGCGGCACCCGCTTCGGTCGAGGCTTCGATGGCCCATCCCGACGCTTTGAGGCCCGCTTCTCTGAGTGCGTCCTTGGACTTGTCCGACAGACCGTCATAGAAATCAGGGTTCAGATAGCCATGCAGATAGGCGGATAGCACCGGCACGACGGTAAAGGCGTCCTGCACCTCGTAGTATTTCCGCGAGACGGCGGCGGCGACGTCGGTGATGGCACCATCGATGATACCAGTGGCCAGCGCCTGATATACCTCAGAGCCGGGCATTGCAGTGGGCGTGGCTCCCAGTGCTGCGAGAGAGGCGTCAAAGGGCGGTGTCAGGCCACGCATTTTCAGACCTTCAAAATCCTCAGGTGTTACCAGGGGCTCGCCGTTCGTGGTGAATACGGAGGTGTTGGTCTGGAACAGCCAAGCGACATTCCGGACCCCTTTCTCAAGCAGCTTTTCCTCAAGAAATGCCGCAGCTTCGGAAGTTGGCCATTTCTCCCAGATTTCGATATCGCCAAAGGCAAAAGGCGCCACGGTCACGTTCATGATCGGCAGTGTTTTGCCCCACTGAAAATTCAGCGAAAACGCACATTCGATGTCGCCTTTGGCCGTCGCTACAATGTTCTCGCGCGCACCGACAAGACTGTCTGCGCCAAAAACCTGCACATCAATCTCACCTTCGGAGAGTGTCTCTACCTCTGCGGCCCAGCGGTCGACAACCTTGGCGATGTGGTGCGACGGAGGCAATTGGTGACTGCAGCGCATTTCTGTGGCGGCCTGTGAGGCCGGTGCTGATACCGCGAAGATGGCCGCGCCAAGGGCTGCGGTTACGATGTATTTCATTTTGGTTTCTCCTCCCAAGTTTAACTCAAACCAATGATTTGGCCTGCCAATCTGCGTTCTTTGGTGTTCCTGCGCGATGCAGGGCCCCGTGGAACTCGTCACAAGGCATCGC carries:
- a CDS encoding TRAP transporter small permease, coding for MIDHKERGAANAPLFPDRIVTWLVRFCGALSTALILVIFVQIVVAVIRRYLFDSPLQWSDEMIGYLLVTLIMLGSAEALRRGDHIAIDLVSAQLRLRTARIQIAFANLSVMAFAIIVGLSIWDSISFAYSFGSYSVGYIEIATWIPQAPIVLGMALLFLTAGLGFYRSVRGLPQ
- the dctP gene encoding TRAP transporter substrate-binding protein DctP, whose translation is MKYIVTAALGAAIFAVSAPASQAATEMRCSHQLPPSHHIAKVVDRWAAEVETLSEGEIDVQVFGADSLVGARENIVATAKGDIECAFSLNFQWGKTLPIMNVTVAPFAFGDIEIWEKWPTSEAAAFLEEKLLEKGVRNVAWLFQTNTSVFTTNGEPLVTPEDFEGLKMRGLTPPFDASLAALGATPTAMPGSEVYQALATGIIDGAITDVAAAVSRKYYEVQDAFTVVPVLSAYLHGYLNPDFYDGLSDKSKDALREAGLKASGWAIEASTEAGAAGPAQLEEKGVKVHIATPEEIAALEAVMRPAFDKSFGEGNADSQKLLELIGKM